The DNA region AGTTTAGCAATATGATGTGGGTTGGATGATATTTCATACATCATGTGACATATTATTtgttttattaaaattttattttatggcTGATATGATATAATAATAAACCAGGCTACTTGTATCTCACGGTAAAGAGGCTTAAACAAGtttctattttatataaaaaataggtgTTGCTATTGGCATTTTTTTGGAGGAACTATTGGCATATTCTTAACCATCGTACTCCATATGATGTTAATaacagaaagaaaagaatattATAGTACATATTCACATGGCAAGCGCACCTGGCTTCACATCAACAACACTTGAGGGGATACTCTGTGAATCTCTGCACACTACCGGAAACGAGGCCTATATCGAGTGTCtacgtgtatgccgagtgcattaTATCGGGTACTCAGCAAACAGCTACCTACGCCGAGTTCCTAacgaaagcactcggcaaataattaggcactcggtaaattcattaaaaaacactcggcaaacaatagcactcggcaaaaagagaaaaaaacactcggcgaattcgggcactcggcaaacaacgcgccacgtgtcccttcgttcggcggctgacggcgagtctcccttttgccgagtgtcgtctaacggacactcggcaaacatgtatgtttgccgagtgcccgatattagGCACTCgacaaactattttttttctttattttctttttggtttccttttgttctcttttctttctcgtaataacaaccgACCAAGAGccgccacacatcgattccggtactactgcagtatggtttaaggatgatattattatgaacttggagttagaattcagtcgtgcttcaagattgagatgcagcagatgtggactcctgagagtggcccttggaatcagttgtgctctaaacatgtgtcaaagatgctaccgtgtgatgagctgagctcacaaacaaaggagaatgacaattcttcttgcttgccttaaaaaaggaatttctctgctatatactatcattctagctgtcatccagacaaagaaggaatttttaatgcttgccaagtggaagaagcaaaagttgTCAcatacgatgcttagaaaccgaagcatctccgaaaAAGAATCGtgatttcgagagggaacggatcaggtttgaagccaaagtgatggttgaatcatcgtttgaccttgaaactttttctacactcaacatacaacatagaatattccatgttaaactttggcatttttctgggtccgtttactatttttaattcattaagtgcatttcctggcttttaatggatataagtcaaatttgatctgcaagtacatgaaataatgaataaaaatgggtagaaaaatcatattcatgttgttgagtctatttttaggccttacccaagaaatgaaaagaaatttgaaacatctgggcggcaacactcgaccaccaacatgtagcttattggttttctaattctaaaaaaaacaaacgaagtctgaaaaacatgagacttgccatagtgtcatgaaatgatacgtagaggctgtgataaaaatttgagaaggtttcgcaaaagttatcatgtacgatgcttagaaactgaagcatctccgaggaagaatcgttgtttcgagagggaacggatcaggtttgaagccgaagtgacagttcaatcgtcgtttgaccttgaaactttttctacactcaacatacaacatagcatatttgaTGTTAAAATCTAGTATTTTTTGGgatccgtttgctatttttaattcattaaatgcatttgtagcaaaaaaaaaaaattcaggtgtttgccgagtgttcttgcgtttacactcggcaaacaagcgCTTTGCTgagtgttctagatttgacaCACGGCAAAAACAGACACTCGGCAATTTCacgaatatagggtttcccaTCCCCGGCCGCGCGCGGGGACAGATCTCAGAATTTATTTCCTTCTCCCCGGCCGCAAATGCCACCTCCCGCGCCCCAATCCTCCGctgccctccccctcctcccagaTCCCCCTCCGCTGCTGCCGCCCCGCCTCacgccgccgcccgacgccgcctcgcgccgccctgcccgcaccgcccccctccgacgccgctcCGCGCCGGCCGCTCCGCCTCGCGCCGGCCAGCGCCACCCCGCGTCGACCCGCGCCGGCCAGGtccccctcctccgcctcgcgccgccgcccgacgtcgcctcgcgccgccccgcccgcgccgcccccctccgacgccgctcCGCGCCGGCCCGCTCCGCCTCGCGCCGGCCAGGCCCGCCCCGCGCCGGCTCGCTCCGACGCCGCCTcgccccgcgccggccagctccccctcctccgctgccgccccgcccgcgccgcccccctaGGGCTGCGATCTTCTGTCGACTGCGACCTCTTGCAAATCAGCAAGGTATGTGGCCTCTCCATGCACACCAATTGTTTGTTCAATTGCCAATTATTTGTTCAATTGCCATCAACgttgtaataaaaaaaacttcattGTACTAgaataaatataatattttccATTCTTAGATGGCTGCACCAAAAATAGATATAATATTTGTCATTCTCACAGGGTTTAAGACGTTCTGGTTGGAGCATCTGTAAGATTGGCATGATTGAAGCCTTGAAGGTTCAACACAAATACTAAAATTTGCAGAAGGGATAATTTATTTCCAACAATTAAATAACAACACGGTGGTCAGGTATATTTATTCAGTCTTTCATGGTAGCTAGCAGCACGTTTTCGTACATATATGTCGTAATTTCTCACTTCATGATATCACTCTCACTCATCTATATGTGAACGCACTCACAAACCGGTTCAGAATTAAGGTAGATTTTTCTCAAATTACTTACAATACGAAATCAAGGATTGATGTAGGTTGGTCTCAGGAGAGATCTTGGACTTTCTGGGGATGACCTGCCGCACCGATGGCTTCATTGAGGTTCTTGCTGGTGGACTCATGGGGCCCTAGCCCAAAATGAATGTTTGGAAAATGCGCCCactgaaataaataaataaataatcaataTAGTGACATCAACTAAGTTGGAGCAGTCTATATATTGTTTTATGTACTTGTATAccttaattaaaattttgaaggaaagaaaaaagaagatggATGCTGTGGTCGATCTATTGAATAAGATATTGGCTAACTCGATCATTGTATTCTAGGTAAGCGAACGGTGGTATACAATAGTCTGTAATCTAGCATTAATTCATGAAAACTAGGCGTGAAAGTATCAAACAGTTCTAAGAAAAACAAGTAATATTCAACAAATCATTATTTGAAAGTACTTAGGGATCAGAGAAATCATTAGTcaccaaatattttaaaagttgttTTCAAATGAGATGGTTTTGACATTTTGTGGAGATAAATTAAGAACATGCCATCCTCTAGATCTGATTATTTTTTTGTAATATTTAAACAACTTTAACACCgttacatatataaatatatgcataGATGTTGAGATATACACTTGTCTTTTATTCAAAACATGTACTTACAATTTCCCAAAAAACATGTACTTACATTCTTTGCTGCCACTACCGGAAACGAGGCCTATGCCGAGTGCCtacgtgtatgccgagtgcattaTGTCGAGCTTGCAATTTGTTAGAAATAGATTAAATACTCCATCCAGTATTACCTCTTCCTatctaaatgaaaaaaaaaaacagcaagcATCTAGATAGCAAGGTACTCCGTCGACATTAGTCTTTGGCAATAAGCAGGTGTTCTGCAGAGACAGAAATAAGCAGAGTGTACTTTTCCCAGATTACATGTTCGCAGTTCCATAAACAGAAAAGTAGCAGTCTGACCATCTACTTAAATGAAATCACATAAATGTCAATTTTCTTCTTGCTATCTACATGAATTCTATGATGACCAATTAAAGAGATTTCTGTAACAAAGAATCGGAAAACCGTGACCTGCTCATAAGCTTTCGTCCCTTTGTGGGCATGTGTTGCTGATAGCACATGAAGTAGATCATATGGGGTCCTCGTGGCAATACTATCCGGGGAATGGGTTATGAATTAGTCTTTAGATGGTTGTATCCTCCATATTTGTCATGCCTGTGTTGTTGTGTTGTTATGtcagttttgctatttattacaaatGAGGTGCCGctgaaattttaaattttggctaatttagggtttaggatgtgcatgttgcgtaacctatgcgtctcccgtttgaaagagttatggttataaatatgcaagtctttACTCGTTCTCATAGGAGGTGATTGAAGCATGGTGGGCGGTATGAGGAAGTTGACGTCGCTATACAAAAAGGCGACGGGGAAAGCCACGGATGCAGGTGACGGGTCCGGAAAGAGACCCCGGGGAAGACCTCCAGGAAGGCCAagaggcggaggcaggggtggaggaggtccttctatacctgctgttgaggaggagactgagtcgcctctaggtgcgactgagtctgagtctgactcgcctatacctacggctgcgactcagtctggggatgaggaggagcaggtagaggaggagcaggttgaccaggggggtagctctagctctacttcttctcgtgtGTGGCTGCGTGGTCCTTCTAGCCTCCCGAGGCGACCGGTGCCAATGGCTAAATGCCCGCTCATTcgaccagatggagagaagtaaatggctctctctactctcactatttttttgcctttgtatcttcaatatttcaacacatactaataaattgcctttacacttgtgcaggaactggctgagggttggagagggtgaccactcacgccatgtaaacggcatccttggacttttgatcaaggagaagttccctGGCATGGTTACTTTGGGCGGAGTAACCGAACCGGCATACACATGGGCCCATTATGCAGCCGCGCCGGACGCCCGTGACCGGGAGGAAAGGGTGTTTCCCAATAGAGCCgagcgggtgaaggccgagctgtgggtaagtttctttcgtactacattagtcaatactaatcgcatggaaattatttaactaatgactggatccgtcgcgtctatatgcaggatttttttagatgcgagccgggcttagaggctagggcagctgctgtcgtcgacaaagctgccaagaagcttgttaaggatatgcactacgaggcgcgcgtccaggtagtgatcaaatttcacgcggaacaccttggagcgaaggtgacaaaaaaagacgctAGGACCATATCTCTGACCCGAGAGCAATACCTGCAGGTAAAGTACATTAAAGCTTATTAttccttagattactaacacttaatttcttcttcttatatatcatgtacttgattatttaggtgcctccGGGGTGGTGCGCAGGAGACCTTCTGTGCTGGACGATGATCGTGGAGAAGTGGTGCGctcccgagtgggaggagagtcacaatgcttgccgggaaaggcgattgttgatgcctggcgcgccacaccatcaaggcaacctcagcctgactagtttcgcggctagatgggtatgcaatagcatctgttgttcccaagctcagttcgccttaatttctgtgcgggcgtcccctttataaatgttattgcttttctgttgcagtcggcaaaaaatgatggtcagcctctctcccagttcaaggcttatgctttggcccataagtcaaaggcgatgcacggggttgcatatgacccgaatgacccggcctCAGCGTACAGCAATGAGAACGTcaaggctcgcctggatggatacacatTGATGGCAAAAGAGGTCCacggcccagactttgatccgagcgagcatgatcttgatggggaagtggttatgagggcgggaggaggcaagaaacatggccggttctggattggcgatggcacactcgatacggccaccactccctctctctctcagcttagagctcagagcacgagctcaggtccgggtatacgtcctcgcccagagcctacacggattgcgatgaacgaaatccaggttagttctatttcattcatcctccacgatctttacatgctttgcattggaacgatgatgagattgcgatgacatactgtaggcccagctggatgaagaaaggaggctctggcacgaattagagagatcgttcgaggagaggatggcggcagaacgatcccagtggtatgcgatgatgacgcccctttatgctgcaatgggccaaactccaccaccgatgccaaccccttctcgtccacttgctccacaggctccacacactcctgtgagttagtttataaccttgtaatcaccattattgccatccctacaaccaTAGAatgttgtgctaactatctcctcctttgtgcagtatccatcagagggatcgaatacgcctggagctggaggttcgcacattggtactccacctcactttggtttgttctcctcactttgaaaacttacttttgtaaccccatatccatacttagcatttctgtttactttcaaatgcatacttcttacttagtgtttctgctccttgattgatgcaggttaaggtggtaatcaagtgtggAGTCTGTTACGGCctgcaatattttctttttgtttggactatattttgctatcttgtcacaacaatttgtgatgtttatgtcacttgcgatgtttatgcgacggtttatgtgatgtttatatGAATGTGGTAATCTGTGagatatatataaattgttttgaattgcagcgacagttttgaatctggtatggatcaattggCCGTCTGGTATAgaacagtttgccgagtgttacactcggcaaacaaggatatgccgagtgttacactcggcaaacatgacACGTATCGCAAGGCTGTTtaatctggcattttggatgccagtttgccgagtgtatacactcggcaaagagtgcTATCTCGGCGCTATTCTGTActcactttgccgagtaccctccaatacactcggcaaacgtgacatgatttgccgagtgtattccacggacactcggcaaagaggccatTAAGGCCCTAGCGCCGTTAGGTCATTTTTTTTggccgagtgtcgtatttggctctcggcaaatatgATTGCCGAGTGCTcgatataaaacactcggcaaacagctgtttgccggcactgtgtatgccgacagtgttatgccgagtgtaacactcggcaaacactttgccgagtgtttttagcGCTTTGCCGTGTGCCCTGGACACACGGCAAAGTATCAAAATCCGGTAGTGGCATCTGCACCTGAATCCTGAGCTACTAAACCAGCATGTATCAAGTCCATTTTGTTAAGTGTATGAAGTTACAGTAGAAACAACCTATCTTAATCAGATAACAGAACTAACTAAACTTTCCATGTAAGTACTACTGAACGTTACTCCTCTTATGAGTCAGACTGAAAGAAGATTAAATTCCacatcttctcttctctcttatGCTGGCAGACTGCAACTAATCAATTCTGTCATCTCTTCTCTCCCAACTTATACAATATGTACTCTGAAAATTCCTGCTGCTGTGATTGATTACATTGATAGAGCAATGAGACACTGCTTACGGAGAAGGTCTGATATTAATGCAAAAAGCAATCCTTTAGTAGCTTGAAAAAAGGTGTGCAAACCCAAATCCAAAGGAGGTTTAGGTGTTGTCAATCTCAGAAATCATAACAGTGCTCTTCTGCTCAAACATCTGGATAAATTTTATAATCAAAAGGGCTTACCATGGGTTAAGCTGATTTGAGGTTCTTACTACAAAAATGGTCAGGTACCTCATGCCTCCAGTGAAAAAGGCTCCTTTTGGTGGAAAGATGTCCTAAGGCTTAATGTTTTGTTCAGAGGAATTGCTGCTTGCTCTTTTGGTTGTGGAAAAACAGTGTTGTTCTAGGGTGACATTTGGAACAATCACCTGTTACAAGAAAAATTCTCAAGACTTTTCTCCtttgcaaaaaacaaaaacatctCAGTGGCTGATTTCCTGATAAATAACAGTATAGAAAGGCAGTTTAACACTCATATTTCTGCTCAAGCCTATGATGAAtatattaaattataagaaCTTATTCAAAACCTATAAATACAGGAAAATGCAAAGGATATTTGGCACTACTTATGGGGTTCTCAGATATATTCATCCAAGAAATGTTATAATTTACCTTATAATCATATATCTCCTCATCAACCTTTCAAATAGATCTAGGACTCTAAATGTTGTAACAAACTTAGAGTTTTTTCTTGGCTTCTCTTGATGGATAGACTCAACACGAGgaacattttgaaaaggaaaaacttcaaAGTGGAAAATGAAAATTACAATTGTGTTCTTTGCAGACTACAAATTGAAGAAACGGctttctatctcttttttggTTGTAACTTCAGTATGAGGTGTTGGAATTTCATTGATATTAATTAGGATTTCTCCAAGCCTTTCTTTGATATGTTGATCCAAGCGAAAAATACCTTCAGCTGCTCTTTCTTCGTGGAAATCTTTATTATTGGAGTATGGAATATTTGGAAACAGAGAAATATCTTCATCTTTGAGCATAAACAGTCGAGCTTCGCTCTTTGGAAGAAGAATTTCAAGAAGGATATTTTGCTTCTAACTCATAGAATAAAGGAGGAAAATAGACATGTGATCCTTGACTGGATTCTTTCTCTTCCTTAAAGGAGTCTTCCTTACGTTCCTGGCTTTTTTCTGGCCTCTTTGTTTTGGGCATTCTTGATTTTGTTTAGTTTAGTTTgattcctctttttttcttctttttctgtcTTCTTGTACAGTTCTCTTTCTCTTACATATATTAATTTACCTCAGCAGAGTCTCCCCTACTGTTTCTCCGGTCAAAAAAACGTATCATAGGATCCAGTGTATCTGTTCTGCTAGGACAACCAAGTAGGACCTGAAACTGAACCATGTTTCTGCATAGGATACTGAGGACACATCAGGTGAAAACTCTCTCTGAGGAAGTACAATGATTGGTCTATTCTGAGATGGTCGTGCTTACGTTGTCCTATCCTGCAGCAGTCTACCTGAATCTAGTGTTCCCCAATGCTGAAAAGTGAAAAGTACAATCAACCTTCAGGGACAAAAACAGTACTAGTATCATTGCTGTTCTTGCAAGTTAGTGGCGCAAAAATTCATATTTGAAATGTATCATGGTGACCTTCCGGACATTCCTCAATGGTACATTCCAGAATGAAGTAATGAACACTTCAGATCCAGACCAGAGACGCTATATGGTTGTTCGATTTATATAAACCAgccttcttttttattttattttcagcAAACAATTTACATTAACTAGTGATGTTCCAAATGCACAGTCCATATTCAGTTTTTGTGGAAGTATGGAACAGAGGTAATGAGTCCATCGCTTTGAATTGATGAATGTGAGTATGCAGACGCACTGCCCCATCACAGATCTCCAACCAGCAAAATAAATAAAGCTTGGAAgatgtaaaaaatataaatcCCCCAAATCTTTCCTTTTCTCAGTTTCTGTAAGAACAACATGAACTATAATTCCTCCCCTGATAGAGGACTTCTCCTTATTTTGTTTAGCCTCCATcattccaaattaaaaaaaaacaaaaatatcctAAGGCATGTTTGGAATGTAGAAATTCTATTTGAATCTCATATGTACTTAAACTAGCAACCATGCACATGTTTTACACATGTGTAATCAATCCAAGATTTATCAatctaaagaaataaaataatatagcata from Phragmites australis chromosome 8, lpPhrAust1.1, whole genome shotgun sequence includes:
- the LOC133926017 gene encoding uncharacterized protein LOC133926017 isoform X1, whose translation is MRAGGGKKHGRFWIGDGTLDTATTPSLSQLRAQSTSSGPGIRPRPEPTRIAMNEIQAQLDEERRLWHELERSFEERMAAERSQWYAMMTPLYAAMGQTPPPMPTPSRPLAPQAPHTPYPSEGSNTPGAGGSHIGTPPHFG
- the LOC133926017 gene encoding uncharacterized protein LOC133926017 isoform X2 produces the protein MRAGGGKKHGRFWIGDGTLDTATTPSLSQLRAQSTSSGPGIRPRPEPTRIAMNEIQAQLDEERRLWHELERSFEERMAAERSQWYAMMTPLYAAMGQTPPPMPTPSRPLAPQAPHTPYPSEGSNTPGAGGSHIG